TTCACCCACGTGGACGTGGGCTCGGTGCAGGAGGTGCCGGGCATCACCGGCCTGGCTCACATGTTCGAGCACATGGCGTTCAAGGGCACGGACAAGGTCGGCACCTCGAACTACGCCCTGGAGAGAGTGGCGCTGGCCAGGGTGGAGAAGGCCTACGCCGCCTATGACACCGAGCGCCGCCGCCCCGTCGGCCGCGACGACAAGAAGGTCGCCGAGCTGGAAAAGGCCTGGAAGGACGCCATCGCCGCCGCCGACAAGTTCGTAGTCGTCAACGAATTCGGCGACATCATCGACCGCGAGGGCGGCACCGGGCTCAACGCCTTTACCAGCAACGACGAGACTGGATACCACTACTCCCTGCCCGTCAACCGGCTGGAGCTCTGGGCGTATCTGGAGTCCGAGCGCTTCCTGCACCCGGTGTTCCGCGAGTTCTACAAGGAGCGCGACGTGGTACACGAGGAGCGCCGCCTGCGCACCGACAGCCAGCCCGTCGGCCGCCTCTTCGAGCAGTTCCTGGCCGCCTCCTTCATTGCACACCCTTATGGACGTCCGGTGGTGGGCTGGGACTCGGACTTGAACACCTTCTCCGCCACCGACGCCGAGCAGTTCTACAAAAAGTACTATGTGCCGTCGAACATCGTGGTGGCGGTGGTGGGCGACGTGAAGGCCAAAGAGATTCTGCCGATGCTGGAAAGATACTTCGGCCGCCTGCCCGCCGGGCCCATGCCCGACCCCGCCCGCACCGTCGAGCCGCCGCAGAACGCCGAGCGCATGGTGATCCTGCACGAGGCCTCCCAGCCCTTCTATTTCGAGGGCTACCACCGCCCCGACTCGCGCGATCCGGACGACGCCATCTACAACGCCATCTCCGACGTGCTCTCCAAGGGCCGCACCTCGCGTCTCTACAAGTCCCTGGTGCGCGACAAGAAGATCGCCGTTTTCGCCGCCGGCTTCAATGGCTTTCCGGGAGACAAGTACCCGAACCTGTTCGCCTTCCTCACCGTGCCCTCCGCCGGGCACACGCCCCAGGAGGTCGGGGACGCCATCCACGCTGAGCTCGAAAGGCTGAAGAACGAGGACGTCACCGGGGAAGAGCTGCAGAGCGTGAAGACCCGGGCCAAGGCTGACCTCATCCGCCAACTGGCGGACAATCAGGGCCTGGCCACCCAGTTGGGCACCGTCCAGGCGCGTTTCGGCGACTGGCGCGAGCTCTTCCGCGACATCGACCGCATCGAGAAGGTGACCAAGGCGGACATCCGCCGGGTCGCCGGCAAGACCTTTGTCTTCACCAACCGCACCGTCGGCATGATCGAAAGCACGAAGATGGCCGGCGCGGCCCCGAAAGGAGCCAAGTAATGAACCGCATCCATCGAGCTGTCAGCCCTTCGTTGCTGAGTTTCGTGATCCTCGCCCTTGTGCTCGCGCCCGCTTCCCTGTTGGCGCAGGCGGAGAAAGCCGCAGCGCCCTCCAAGGCGCCTGCTGCCGCGGGCATGGCCCCCTGGCAGAGGATCCCGAAG
Above is a window of Terriglobales bacterium DNA encoding:
- a CDS encoding pitrilysin family protein, which codes for MKSLTRRILPTLVCVALLAGAASAQDVTSFEKRITLKKLPNGLTLLICERPEAPVFSFFTHVDVGSVQEVPGITGLAHMFEHMAFKGTDKVGTSNYALERVALARVEKAYAAYDTERRRPVGRDDKKVAELEKAWKDAIAAADKFVVVNEFGDIIDREGGTGLNAFTSNDETGYHYSLPVNRLELWAYLESERFLHPVFREFYKERDVVHEERRLRTDSQPVGRLFEQFLAASFIAHPYGRPVVGWDSDLNTFSATDAEQFYKKYYVPSNIVVAVVGDVKAKEILPMLERYFGRLPAGPMPDPARTVEPPQNAERMVILHEASQPFYFEGYHRPDSRDPDDAIYNAISDVLSKGRTSRLYKSLVRDKKIAVFAAGFNGFPGDKYPNLFAFLTVPSAGHTPQEVGDAIHAELERLKNEDVTGEELQSVKTRAKADLIRQLADNQGLATQLGTVQARFGDWRELFRDIDRIEKVTKADIRRVAGKTFVFTNRTVGMIESTKMAGAAPKGAK